One segment of Palaemon carinicauda isolate YSFRI2023 chromosome 35, ASM3689809v2, whole genome shotgun sequence DNA contains the following:
- the Vhl gene encoding von Hippel-Lindau disease tumor suppressor isoform X1 — MDAYVMADDPEPNQWENRVQPARQQRLLRSQNSREHSFVRFMNHTQRSVDVYWLTYQGRRQKYTTLRPGSSYKINTYVSHPWIFRDAQTKAKLVVNSEEVYFPRPWNEGARILGPVMPCHVTEYIIIPVYSLKDRAIQIVRSQLRVPEDAYKLDIPQTLRTAIAEFTT, encoded by the exons ATG GATGCATATGTAATGGCAGATGATCCTGAACCAAATCAGTGGGAAAACAGGGTACAGCCTGCCCGGCAACAACGGCTTTTGAGATCCCAGAACTCCAGG gAACATAGCTTTGTTCGTTTTATGAATCACACCCAGAGGTCTGTTGACGTGTATTGGCTGACATATCAAGGAAGAAGACAGAAATACACC ACATTAAGACCCGGCAGTTCATATAAGATCAACACGTATGTTTCCCATCCTTGGATATTCCGTGACGCTCAAACTAAGGCAAAACTTGTAGTtaattctgaagaagtgtatttTCCCAGACCTTGGAATgag GGTGCCAGGATTTTAGGACCTGTTATGCCCTGTCATGTGACGGAGTACATTATCATTCCAGTGTATTCTCTCAAGGATAGAGCCATACAG ATTGTTCGATCACAACTAAGAGTTCCTGAAGACGCTTACAAATTGGATATTCCCCAGACTCTTAGGACTGCAATTGCAGAGTTCACAACCTGA
- the LOC137627864 gene encoding F-box/LRR-repeat protein 5-like: MAPRNFPDEIDVFAGPHSRMKELVNIYTQKVQCLNFRDGREVFSLLHDLGTTLYEFKSHESIENIFIMDQLKNRLKQRKIHNTAVCDCHNDNRLADVLQLVRTGTKVQEQGMGERISFCQELQRAFEEFVENFLSHMEEEEQVFQPLLVEYFEYDELKILKDIVLKEHEHVKERHSLEKAHDEEPETCGVVKELRDLDWDLHCFSDESLEEDSDYCSHISHSELGKEAIPTEIEDRRFDDACPELVLASSESAEAPHLPAEILFKILRLLSPQDLGRCAQVCTAWNDAVYSPALWKALYPVQWARGIWEWHNVGLCGALEDAAQLKLSCNFGKRDEDKDVDEAEETRNPLADLENFMLEELVNWVLPRIGHGVSTLVVDAGSGITSRLLHHAIALCPNITVFSAAHTQVDYYTFKGLWFQGALRKLQHLDLQGCEFIDDDALECLAQCAAPDNPYLSHDLDDREEVLCPNERSTNESWRVNNGGPVFEYCNYCTCWRANLVAQRSSNSHRNVFSQNRQHRPQACSHFPDYKQHNSANTLNHPRHECEKRGISSYQQSLSRHETLRPENDIEEICCRPGNNTLQNSSQQNNHCKKLPMSDNAEVLEYEKRQRNGHVLDTEGNNSGFQLLYLNLSGCWRVTDEGLLALVEAKAVGRLCHLDVSGCFQLSGEGLRMFAYDSTALKAENLFYCDNIADGPYSTRANGCANLCNPVRVCCRSGR, translated from the exons gtCCAGTGTTTAAATTTCAGAGATGGCAGGGAAGTTTTTTCACTTCTTCACGATCTTGGTACCACATTATATGAATTCAAGTCTCACGAATCTATTGAGAATATATTTATCATGGATCAACTCAAAAATAGGTTAAAGCAGCGAAAGATACACAACACAGCTGTTTGCGACTGTCACAACGACAACAGACTTGCAGAT GTTCTCCAGCTTGTGCGTACCGGCACCAAAGTTCAGGAGCAAGGAATGGGGGAACGTATCAGCTTTTGTCAAGAACTTCAGAGAGCTTTTGAAGAGTTTGTTGAGAACTTTCTGTCTCACATGGAAGAAGAAGAACAGGTCTTTCAG CCTTTACTGGTCGAATACTTTGAATACGACGAACTTAAAATCCTTAAGGACATTGTTCTCAAAGAACACGAGCACGTCAAGGAAAGACACAGCTTGGAAAAAGCCCACGATGAGGAACCAGAAACGTGTGGGGTTGTGAAGGAACTGAGGGATCTTGACTGGGATTTGCATTGTTTTTCGGATGAATCTCTAGAGGAGGATAGCGATTACTGTTCACACATTAGCCACTCAGAGTTGGGGAAAGAGGCCATTCCAACTGAAATCGAAGACCGTCGTTTTGATGACGCATGCCCGGAATTAGTTCTGGCCTCGTCCGAGAGTGCCGAGGCTCCTCATCTCCCagctgaaatattattcaaaattcttCGACTGCTCTCTCCTCAAGATCTAGGTCGATGTGCTCAAGTTTGCACTGCTTGGAATGATGCTGTATATTCACCGGCTCTGTGGAAGGCGCTATACCCAGTTCAGTGGGCTAGAG GCATCTGGGAGTGGCATAACGTTGGCTTATGCGGGGCCTTGGAAGATGCTGCTCAACTAAAATTGTCCTGTAATTTCGGCAAACGGGACGAAGACAAAGATGTAGATGAAGCCGAGGAAACGAGAAATCCTTTAGCTGACCTGGAAAATTTTATGTTAGAAGA gTTAGTGAACTGGGTTTTACCACGTATAGGACACGGCGTCAGTACTCTGGTAGTAGATGCAGGATCAGGAATTACATCTCGACTTTTGCACCACGCTATTGCTTTGTGCCCCAATATCACTGTATTTTCAGCAGCACATACACAAGTTGATTACTATACATTCAAAGG CTTATGGTTCCAAGGTGCTCTACGAAAACTCCAGCATTTGGATCTACAGGGTTGTGAATTTATTGATGACGATGCATTAGAGTGTCTGGCACAGTGTGCAGCTCCAGATAATCCATACCTTTCCCATGACCTTGATGATAGAGAGGAAGTGTTGTGTCCGAACGAACGATCTACGAATGAGTCATGGAGAGTTAATAATGGTGGTCCTGTTTTTGAATACTGTAACTACTGCACCTGCTGGCGAGCAAATCTAGTTGCTCAGAGATCCAGCAATTCACACCGGAATGTGTTTTCTCAAAACAGACAACATAGACCTCAAGCTTGCTCACATTTTCCTGATTACAAGCAACACAATTCTGCTAATACCTTGAACCACCCTAGACATGAATGTGAAAAAAGAGGAATTTCATCATATCAACAGAGCTTATCCAGACATGAGACGCTGAGACCGGAAAATGACATTGAAGAAATATGTTGCCGTCCAGGAAATAATACGTTGCAAAATAGTAGCCAGCAGAACAATCATTGTAAGAAGCTGCCTATGAGTGATAATGCTGAAGTCCTTGAATATGAGAAAAGACAAAGAAATGGGCATGTTTTGGACACTGAAGGTAATAACAGTGGGTTCCAACTTTTGTACCTAAATTTATCTGGATGCTGGAGAGTAACAGATGAGGGCCTTCTAGCGCTGGTGGAAGCTAAAGCTGTTGGTAGGTTATGTCACTTGGATGTCAGTGGCTGTTTTCAGTTAAGCGGAGAAGGTTTGAGAATGTTTGCATATGATAGCACAGCACTTAAGGCTGAAAATCTATTTTACTGTGATAATATTGCTGATGGTCCCTATTCTACAAGGGCTAATGGATGTGCCAATTTGTGCAATCCAGTTAGAGTTTGTTGTCGAAGTGGAAGGTAA
- the galla-2 gene encoding MIP18 family protein galla-2, with amino-acid sequence MATKDRLENVNPHIFAKAGQRLELPTDWDDEVYDPFDSREVFDLVRNIRDPEHPLSLEELNVVEEGQCEVCDDQNSVMVHFTPTIPHCSMASLIGLSIRLKLLQALPARFKVDVRITPGTHASEQAINKQLADKERVAAALENPHLLEVINKCLYPPGSA; translated from the exons ATGGCCACTAAAGATCGCCTAGAGAATGTGAATCCTCACATATTTGCAAAAGCTGGACAGAGATTAGAGTTGCCTACCGACTGGGATGATGAAGTGTATGATCCCTTTGACTCTCGAGAAGTTTTTGATCTGGTACGGAATATCAGGGATCCAGAACATCCTCTATCATTGGAGGAATTGAATGTG GTTGAAGAAGGGCAGTGTGAAGTATGTGATGATCAGAACTCTGTGATGGTACATTTCACTCCCACCATTCCACATTGTAGCATGGCTTCCCTCATTGGCTTGAGCATTCGTTTGAAGCTTCTCCAGGCTCTCCCAGCCAG ATTCAAAGTGGATGTACGAATTACTCCGGGCACTCATGCCTCCGAGCAAGCAATTAACAAACAGCTAGCAGACAAAGAGCGTGTAGCTGCTGCCTTGGAAAACCCTCATCTACTTGAAGTTATCAACAAGTGTTTGTATCCACCTGGTTCAGCTTGA
- the Vhl gene encoding von Hippel-Lindau disease tumor suppressor isoform X2 yields the protein MADDPEPNQWENRVQPARQQRLLRSQNSREHSFVRFMNHTQRSVDVYWLTYQGRRQKYTTLRPGSSYKINTYVSHPWIFRDAQTKAKLVVNSEEVYFPRPWNEGARILGPVMPCHVTEYIIIPVYSLKDRAIQIVRSQLRVPEDAYKLDIPQTLRTAIAEFTT from the exons ATGGCAGATGATCCTGAACCAAATCAGTGGGAAAACAGGGTACAGCCTGCCCGGCAACAACGGCTTTTGAGATCCCAGAACTCCAGG gAACATAGCTTTGTTCGTTTTATGAATCACACCCAGAGGTCTGTTGACGTGTATTGGCTGACATATCAAGGAAGAAGACAGAAATACACC ACATTAAGACCCGGCAGTTCATATAAGATCAACACGTATGTTTCCCATCCTTGGATATTCCGTGACGCTCAAACTAAGGCAAAACTTGTAGTtaattctgaagaagtgtatttTCCCAGACCTTGGAATgag GGTGCCAGGATTTTAGGACCTGTTATGCCCTGTCATGTGACGGAGTACATTATCATTCCAGTGTATTCTCTCAAGGATAGAGCCATACAG ATTGTTCGATCACAACTAAGAGTTCCTGAAGACGCTTACAAATTGGATATTCCCCAGACTCTTAGGACTGCAATTGCAGAGTTCACAACCTGA